The proteins below are encoded in one region of Gambusia affinis linkage group LG07, SWU_Gaff_1.0, whole genome shotgun sequence:
- the arpc4 gene encoding actin-related protein 2/3 complex subunit 4, whose translation MTATLRPYLNAVRATLQAALCLENFSSQVVERHNKPEVEVRSSKELLLHPVIISRNDKEKVLIEGSINSVRVSIAVKQADEIEKILCHKFMRFMMMRAENFFILRRKPVEGYDISFLITNFHTEQMYKHKLVDFIIHFMEEIDKEISEMKLSVNARARIVAEEFLKNF comes from the exons ATG ACGGCCACTCTGCGTCCGTATCTCAACGCGGTGCGTGCCACGCTGCAGGCCGCTCTTTGCCTGGAGAACTTCTCCTCTCAGGTGGTGGAAAGGCACAACAAACCGGAGGTGGAAGTCAG GAGCAGCAAAGAGTTGCTCCTCCATCCTGTAATCATTAGTCGCAACGACAAGGAGAAGGTTCTGATCGAGGGCTCCATCAACTCTGTCAGAGTGAGCATCGCCGTGAAGCAG GCAGATGAGATTGAGAAGATCCTGTGCCATAAATTCATGCGCTTCATGATGATGAGGGCGGAAAACTTCTTCATCCTGAGGAGGAAACCAGTCGAG GGATACGACATTTCTTTTCTCATCACCAACTTCCACACTGAGCAGATGTACAAGCACAAACTAGTGgactttattattcattttatggAAGAAATCGACAAGGAAATCAGTGAAATGAAGCTGTCCGTCAACGCCAGGGCTCGCATCGTCGCAGAGGAGTTCCTCAAAAAC ttcTGA
- the LOC122834694 gene encoding ras-related protein rab7 produces the protein MTSRKKVLLKVIILGDSGVGKTSLMNQYVNKKFSNQYKATIGADFLTKEVMVDDRLVTMQIWDTAGQERFQSLGVAFYRGADCCVLVFDVTAPNTFKTLDSWRDEFLIQASPRDPENFPFVVLGNKIDLENRQVTTKRAQAWCQSKNNIPYFETSAKEAINVEQAFQTIARNALKQETEVELYNEFPEPIKLDRNDRAKPSAESCSC, from the exons ATGACGTCTAGGAAGAAAGTGCTCCTTAAAGTCATCATCCTGGGAGATTCTGG AGTTGGAAAGACCTCCCTAATGAACCAGTACGTGAACAAAAAGTTTAGTAACCAGTACAAAGCAACAATAGGAGCAGATTTCCTCACCAAGGAGGTAATGGTGGACGACCGACTTGTTACGATGCAG atcTGGGACACAGCTGGCCAGGAGAGGTTTCAGTCTTTGGGTGTTGCGTTCTACCGCGGGGCAGACTGCTGCGTGCTGGTTTTTGACGTGACTGCACCCAACACCTTCAAGACGCTCGACAGCTGGAGGGATGAGTTTCTAATCCAGGCCAGCCCCCGAGACCCCGAGAACTTCCCTTTCGTGGTGCTAGGCAACAAGATTGACCTGGAGAACAGACAG GTGACCACTAAAAGGGCTCAGGCCTGGTGTCAGAGCAAGAACAACATCCCGTACTTTGAGACCAGCGCCAAAGAAGCCATAAACGTAGAACAAGCATTCCAGACTATCGCACGCAACGCTCTCAAACAG GAGACAGAGGTGGAGTTGTATAATGAATTCCCAGAGCCCATAAAGCTGGATAGGAACGACAGAGCTAAACCTTctgcagagagctgcagctgctga